The Dermacentor andersoni chromosome 1, qqDerAnde1_hic_scaffold, whole genome shotgun sequence genomic interval tccgcagtacagtgtgcagagacagTCGCATTCTGTCGTGtgaataagttggacgacgggcctctgtcggaagaaaaaAGTCTGAAACATTAATGCGACTTAACATCGTATCAAAAGGCCgggcaagcgctactgcgcttcttgagatcaaCGGGCCTGTGTGAACTCCTGCGATTGGAAtgccttttctgttacctgttttgtttttatcttcttttttgtttcgtttttttctctcctctcgcactttgtcgtctttacaacgCCCATGTaccccaccccagtgcagggtaacaaaccgaaaactcgcctctggttaacctaaCTGCATttcctatctctctttctctgaaGTTGCCACGCACGCAGGGAGAACTCGTCATGCGCATCAGACGCACATGCAATGAAGCCTGCGAACTGCATCACAGCGTTGTGCTGCAGTGGCTACCAGCCCACTGCGGAATGCAAGGCAACGTCCAGGCTGACCATGCCGCCAAAGCTGTACACAACACTTCGAGAGAAATTGTCCAGACACCTTTCTCGACAAAAAACGCGGTGACACAGGGATCAGCACTCTCTTGGCGTCTCCAGCAATCCCTCTGGAGAGATGCAAGCCATCGGTACGGACCTCTATACAATATAGATGCATCGTGTGACTTTTACATGGCGCGAGGCCTCAATAGACGAGACCAATCATGCCTACTCCGTATCAGACTCAACGTTGCTTACACGAACTCCTTCGGGTGCAACATGCAACTGACGGACTCCCCAATGTGCTTTGAATGCGACACCTCTGATGACCTGCAACACGTTCCGTCCGACTGCTGTCGCTATGTGCCAGAGATACAGTGTTTGAAGGCGGCACTGCACCTTCAAGGGGTATCGAGCTTGAAACTGCGGCCCATTCTCGGCCCATTACAAAGCCCCACCTGCACGTTACGAGGAAAGCGCTGCTGACTTTCTTGCGGGAATATCTCTACAGGGTGTTTGAGTTAACTTGAGCGAGACCTCAAAAATCGTTTGGcgatactcagattatctttgcattccgcttaattagataattattcttCATTAATTAACaaatttctcaaatattttatttacatgataagtgtcaatgagaaaattgtagatcaaCATGAAGAATTCcatatacagctttctcttgctcagtacgtgctacataaaagtgtgttTTCCCGAGCgcgagagaagcccgcgaatgcacgcaaagttccTCGAGCGGTAAGTCACTGGCAATTCTGCGTGTATCCgtgggctcctttcacgctcggaaaaacacttttatgtagcacgtattcagcaacagaaagctgtatcgggagcttttcatgttgctctacaattttctcattgatacttttcgtgtgattataataattgagaagctgaataaataattaagactaattatctaattatgtggaatgcaaaaaataatcagagtatctccaaacgacggcaaacaacattatgtTGGTTCGCTCctgttacgtggcatttgcatatttttaaggtttGGCTCAAGTTGCTTGTAACACCCtgtacagtgtgtgtgtgtgtgtgtgtgtgtgtgtgtgtgtgtgtgtgtgtgtgtgtgtgtgtgtgtgtgtgtgtgtgtgtgtgtgtgtgtgtgtgtgtgtgtgtgtgtgtgtgtgtgtgtgtgtgtgtgtgtgtgtgtgtgtgtgtgtgtgtgtgtgtgtgtgtgtgtgtgtgtgtgtgtgtgtgtgtgtgtgtgtgtgtgtgtgtgtgtgtgtgtgtgtgtgtgtgtgtgtgtgtgtgtgtgtgtgtgtgtgtgtgtgtgtgtgtgtgtgtgtgtgtgtgtgtgtgtgtgtgtgtgtgtgtgtgtgtgtgtgtgtgtgtgtgtgtgtgtgtgtgtgtgtgtgtgtgtgtgtgtgtgtgtgtgtgtgtgtgtgtgtgtgtgtgtgtgtgtgtgtgtgtgtgtgtgtgtgtgtgtgtgtgtgtgtgtgtgtgtgtgtgtgtgtgtgtgtgtgtgtgtgtgtgtgtgtgtgtgtgtgtgtgtgtgtgtgtgtgtgtgtgtgtgtgtgtgtgtgtgtgtgtgtgtgtgtgtgtgtgtgtgtgtgtgtgtgtgtgtgtgtgtgtgtgtgtgtgtgtgtgtgtgtgtgtgtgtgtgtgtgtgtgtgtgtgtgtgtgtgtgtgtgtgtgtgtgtgtgtgtgtgtgtgtgtgtgtgtgtgtgtgtgtgtgtgtgtgtgtgtgtgtgtgtgtgtgtgtgtgtgtgtgtgtgtgtgtgtgtgtgtgtgtgtgtgtgtgtgtgtgtgtgtgtgtgtgtgtgtgtgtgtgtgtgtgtgtgtgtgtgtgtgtgtgtgtgtgtgtgtgtgtgtgtgtgtgtgtgtgtgtgtgtgtgtgtgtgtgtgtgtgtgtgtgtgtgtgtgtgtgtgtgtgtgtgtgtgtgtgtgtgtgtgtgtgtgtgtgtgtgtgtgtgtgtgtgtgtgtgtgtgtgtgtgtgtgtgtgtgtgtgtgtgtgtgattgtacGTGCTGTTAAGGtgtcactgtatatatcataatAATCACCCAGCGCATGGAGTAGCAGGTCAGGTGAACAGctaggctaacatctccagcataccaTTAACACGTGCATCTCTCTCTCCATCTCAGTATGCGCACAGCGAATGAGACCAATGCATTTCAAATTCTAGGCGGACGAACGCCCTTTTAACCGACTGCCGTGAGATATGACCCACACTCACTACTTCTGCGGAACTATTCAAGGGACGAGATAGAAAAGAAAGGACGCGAGGAGATCGAGCAATTCGATAAGCACAACTGCCGCAGCACGGCTAGAACTTCAACAATAAGTCATGACTGGCAGAGCATTGCGGTATCAACATGTGTCGCGTCCAACACGTATGCCATAGAGAGAGGAGCTGGAAACCAAACAGTTTCACTGACTGAGAGACAGTACAGGACCACTTTGGCGTTGTAGAAAAGAGAAGAAGTACTTGTTGACAATTTTGCACATTGAAATCCACTCGCGAACTACACAACATTTCTTCTCCCGATTCCAGTGCAGAAATAGAGGAGCAACTCATGGACCACAACGGCACAGGACAAACAGAGCTGTCTGCTCTGTGCCAGAAACGTACAACGCATTTCGTGCGCACTTTGTTAACcttaagagaaagagaaagaaaaaagaaagaaaacgacatTTGCAGTCTGACCATCTGACACATGACCCATTAAATTTGCTTCATTTATTAAAAGCTTGCTGCAAGAATGCGTTTACAACATCCCATGGTTATTTGGCGTCTCCTGGTGCCAATGGCAATGTGCGCCCATTTTTCTTGTGCACACAACAGCCAGCGCGCGGACGCCAAGTGCGGTCGGCGCTCATTAATGCTATCCAGTGTTTTTTGTAGATGGAACCGCTTGCGTGTCGCTCCCGCAGGCACCCGTCGGTATAAGCTCTTGCGTGAAAACAGCCCTCGGCCACTTCTCGATGGCgtaaaaggcaaagaaagaaggAGGCACCTTTCTCGCCATGCAGCGCACATTTGTTCATGAGCGCTCCTTTATGGCTCATTTGAAAAGCGCACAAACGATTACAAGTCTAAAAGTAGGAGCGCGTGCTGTTTTCGTTTTCAGTGCGGGCTCGCAACTGGCCAGGAAAAGCCCTAGGAAAATATGAGCGGAAAGAGAAGCCCGCCGGTCCTCGCGCAGCGCACCCATGCCGGCGGAGAACAAGAGAACCCGTTGGCGAGCGAGGCCCGTTCGATTGTTGCCTTTCCTCAATCTCTTTCTATCGCGAGATCGAAGGAAGTAGCCGGTGGAAATTGGAGCACGTCTCcgacagcagcggcggcggcggcggcggcggagagaAATGACCACGTGCTGCCTCGCCGCTGCTCGCTCATGAGCGCTTGCGTTGGCATCGCAAcgcgtttgcttttcttttccggAAGCGGCGGCGTGTATATAAACCTCGCTGCAGCGGCATCATTCCGTCAGAGTAGTCCTGCCTCCGCAGTAGCAAGCCACCATTTCAAGCAACACCATGAGGCTCCTGGTAAGCGGTCGCCGTCGGCCCCCTTTTCGGCGGTGCGGCTGTGCAGCGAGCGCGCACGGCACGTGAGCCGACCGCGAGCCGACTCACGTTCCGCTGGGCAAAGCATTATgcaccggctgctgctgctgccgccgcagctAATCGATGCACTCGGTGTTCGAGGCAGAAAGCGGGGAAAGGGAGGGGGAAGTTTGGAGGAAAGCGGAGATAGTTGACCACTTTCTCTGCTCCTTCAAAACTTTTTGGTATTATTTTTCTTACTGTTAACGTTCCTTGGTGTTTAGAAGCGGCATAATAGGAATTCGCCCGGTAGGGAAATCTTCCGGATGAGCTATATTGCTAATGGGCATATGATAACGACTGCGCTCCAGACGCTTGTACAAGTATTTCGCTGTCgctatttcttgttttcttttttgtcgctcTCACTCATACCGGGTAAGGGATTTCCCTGCAGCGAACATTGATTTTCAAGTGATCAATTCGTACCAACCACTAGCTCATTATGACAAAATGTGCTAGCGAAAAGATAACGAATGAAGTAAAAAAACTATCGGGGGAAAACGGCACGAACGTGACAGAGAATTCGACGTTCAGCTGGAGTTTAACGACACCGTCATCTTGGCCTCTAAAGGTTGTTTCTTATCTTTTGCTGACATGTCATCGATCAAAGATGTCCTTCACAACCAAAACGAATTTTAAAAGCCGACTTGCTTGTCGTGCGATTTGAAAAGCTAGTGCCGCCGAACAACAAGATGCAGCCAAATAAATCGTATCTCGAAAGTTTCACGCCTGTAGATCCTTGAGTAATACAAgtttattattatcattttctTTTGGCTGCCATTTATACTTCGTTAGCTGCCCTGTTCTCATGACGAACTTTCTCAttagtttttttgtttcttttttttgtggcaaCATTGCTTTACAGCAAAGCCATATTGTTGCAAGTTTATCGAAACTTGCAGCTTTGTAGAACCTAGATATGGAGTGGAGGTCAAAGAATCAAAGCTCTTACGAAACTTGGCCACCGCCTCATATATACAGACTAACCAGGAAGGCACATGGTGCTTCACGTCGTACTGACGTTTGCAAACCCTAGACCCTCGTAGCGAGTAAGCACCGTACAGTTGCACCATGCTGTGCTGATGTTTGCGGCGACAGCCTCCTCTAAAAGACGATTTACTTTTTTTCCAGTTGGTTTCCCTGCTCATTTGCGCCCTTGCCGGTGCCTGCTTAGCCGGATTGGTCGCATACGGAGGAGGCGGCGGCTATGGAGGAGGCGGCGGCTACGGAGGCGGCCATAGCTACGGCAAATCATTGCCGGGACCGTCCTTCCTGATCAAGACCCAGCACCACGTTAGCAAAGTGAGCCACGGAGGACCAATCCTCAGCAACTACGACCTCGGAGTCTCCTACGGTGGCGGACACGGCGGTGGCTACGGTGGCGGCTATGGCCACGGGTGGCACTGAATCCAGAAGACGTAGCTATGCAGGAGACACTGTACGCTGCGCTCGTGGACCGTGCGTGCGTGCAGAAGTGATGCATCTGCTACACACCGCACAAGAGCGCGTCCTCTTCGTTCGAGACAGGTGGTCTTATAGTCAACGCGTGCGAGTGTGCGTGGCAAGCACTTGCCATGCACACCAGCAAAGGAGATGTGCACTAGAAAAGACGTCAAAGAAAGTCTGCGAGAAAACCGAATATGATCAACGTGTAACAGTGTAACCAGGCAAACTGTATGTAGTGACTCGAGAACGAAGTGCCACGGCGTTCCGCAGTAATGTCAGCATCCTCTGCAGTGTAtattttgtacagaaaaaaagattgaataaTAAAGGACGTGCAATGAAAAATGtctgaaagtatgtgttcttctTTGGTCCTTTCATTTGGTGCAGATATGAGCACTGTTGACATGAAGAATATTGACTTGCAGATGTCGAACAGCGCTTGTACACCTCGGAATCGTTCAGGAGGAATCAAGTTTCGCCCAAACATTTACTTCGTGCACTCGAGGCGGGGATCCTGCTTCTTTAAGCCATGGTTTCGACGGAGTATTTGAGACAAGTTGAaccataatttaataataaacGCCTTCGGTGAAAACCATTCAAAGTTTAAGGTTAAACGCAATAGTGGGACAATCAGCTGTAATTCAACATTTAGAGGGTGTATTAAGGTGAAATAGCGTCTTGAAATTCTACACAGAAATGCTAACATCTTGGGAATTCTGCCTGCCTTCTTTATTGCAGGCTTAATATTCATAGGAAAAGTGCTAAACAATGACCAGATGGCTTGAAAACGATAAATgttaagaaaaaagaacaaaatggcGTAGCAGAAACACAGTGTGGAACCTAATAACTAAGGCTCTGTGAATATAAATAGGCTATCTCAATTATTTTCAACGGTTTGTGAGTAGATCTGTTTATATGAAGAGCATCTGGCTCCTGAGCTCGGTGGACGCTGAGTCTATCCAGCAAAAAACCCAGCCACTCAGTCAAGACAAAAGTCTGGGAGGGAGGccaaagaaggcttcgctttaataaagttTTCCCGGATGGTCTCGCGACATGTCACAAGTGGACGAAGGTACAGTCGCCGGATTCTTACCACGCGAGCGTCGAATGGCCGGCCGGTTAACGCCTtctaacggcgcgaagcgacgcAATGGGCAAGATCGA includes:
- the LOC126547916 gene encoding uncharacterized protein, translating into MRLLLVSLLICALAGACLAGLVAYGGGGGYGGGGGYGGGHSYGKSLPGPSFLIKTQHHVSKVSHGGPILSNYDLGVSYGGGHGGGYGGGYGHGWH